CCACAGACTCGTATCCTCTGGTGTAGAACAGATATTCCCCCTTAATAAAGGGGGTTAGGGGGTTGTCCTTCTCCCATTTTCATTGCCCTTTGTGAGCCTTGGCTCATGTCCGTTTCCCCTGAAAATAATCCGCAGATTTCGCAGAGGACACAGATTTTTATTTTTTTATCTCCCCACTGGCGGGAGATTAAGAGGTTAGGGGATTCTTTTATTCCCGAATCCCGAGCCCCGAGTCCCGAGTTCCTTAATTTTCATCGTCATTTGTGTCCTGCAGGGGCATGAGCGTTCTCCTGAAAATAGACCACAGGCTATCACTTCACCGCTGGTGCTGAAACTTCCTCTATTACGGATGTTTTTTCTGTTCGCAGTGGTATGGTAAAGGTAAAGGTGCTTCCTTTTCCCACTTCACTCTCTAACCAGATTCTCCCTTTATGTAGTTCTATCAGTTTTTTGGTTAGGGGGAGACCAAGCCCTGTGCCTGCATATTGTCTGCTATAAGCACTATCAACCTGTTCAAATTCCTCAAAGACCCTTTGTTGGTCCTTCTCAGCAATTCCGATACCTGTGTCCTGGACTGAAATTTGCACCATCTCATCTACTGGTCTTGCATTTACATTTATCCTTCCTCCTTCAGGGGTAAATTTGATGGCATTGGAAAGGAGGTTATACATTATCTGTTTAAATCTTGTTGGGTCTGTGTGGACAGTAGAAATGCCTTCTACCTTAAATTCAAGCAAAAGGTTCTTCTTTGAGGCTAATGTCTTGACTAATGTCTCACATTCACTTAATGTCTCTTTTAGAGGGATTTCTTCGATAGTAAGTTCTATCTTTCCTGCCTCTACCTTAGAAAGGTCTAAGATGTCATTGACGAGCGTTAAAAGATGTTTACCACTGGTATGGATATTGTTGGCATATTTTGTTTGTTTCTCATTCAGTTCACCAAAGGTCTTTGCTAATAAAATTTCAGAAAACCCAATGATTGAATTTAAAGGTGTGCGGAGTTCATGGCTCATATTTGCCAGGAATCTTGATTTTGCCTCAGTTGCCTCCTGAAGCTGTTTATTAGTAACATTTAATTCTCTGGTAAGTTTGGTAATAGTCTCTATCGCCTCCTCCATTCCCGTTTTTTTCTGACTGCCCTTAAAAAACTCAACGAGTTTCTGATGTAGTTTATGTTCTACTGTAAAAATTTTCTCTATGACAATCCACATAAAAACCAGAGGCACTGTGAGTAAAAAAGGTGCAATAGGCAGGTGAATATGCAGGTAGGTAAAAAGTAAAAAAGAAGTATGTATAATTCCAAGCAGTATCACTACGGCTATGATGGTATTATACATAATTCGCTCCCCTTTAATGAAAAGAGCTATTACCAGCCCAAGAATAAGTATTACCAAAATAACGGCTATTTTGTTTAATGGAACAATATAATTTCCGTTTAGAATTGTATTGATTATATTAGCTTGAACTACTACACCGTTTGAAATTCCTGCGTATTTTGAAAATGGGGTTAGTTTTTCATCACCCATTCCTCTGGCAGTGCAACCAACCAAAACAATTTTATCATGGAAATAGTTAGCCGGGAATTCCCCTCTTAACACTTTGTAGTAAGAAATGTGTTTAACCCTTGTGCTGGCAAAGTTTATATACATAATTTCTTTAGGCACTCTTAAATTTCCAACAGCAAAGGCGTTTTTTAATTCAATTATCTTTTCTGCTTTCAGATAGTTTCGCACGAGCTCCAGCCCAAATGCAAAAAATCTCTCGCCTCTAATATCTTGAGCCAGTCCTACCTGGCGCACAACACCATCTGCTGAAGGCATAACATTTCCATGTCCCAGTCCTGCCGCAGAGTCAGCCAATTCAGGAAATGGTTCAATCCATCTCATTTCTTCT
The nucleotide sequence above comes from bacterium. Encoded proteins:
- a CDS encoding CHASE2 domain-containing protein, which translates into the protein MEEVKKRKSKEFLIGSIVGIFVSILYGCNLLNGLEWQMYDMRFCFRGELATDERIVIVAVDEQSLKEIGRWPWNRSSHAELINELSQAGARTIGMDILFAEPDRRNPSEDRKLTAATKAAKSIVYLVTYDSIGEEMRWIEPFPELADSAAGLGHGNVMPSADGVVRQVGLAQDIRGERFFAFGLELVRNYLKAEKIIELKNAFAVGNLRVPKEIMYINFASTRVKHISYYKVLRGEFPANYFHDKIVLVGCTARGMGDEKLTPFSKYAGISNGVVVQANIINTILNGNYIVPLNKIAVILVILILGLVIALFIKGERIMYNTIIAVVILLGIIHTSFLLFTYLHIHLPIAPFLLTVPLVFMWIVIEKIFTVEHKLHQKLVEFFKGSQKKTGMEEAIETITKLTRELNVTNKQLQEATEAKSRFLANMSHELRTPLNSIIGFSEILLAKTFGELNEKQTKYANNIHTSGKHLLTLVNDILDLSKVEAGKIELTIEEIPLKETLSECETLVKTLASKKNLLLEFKVEGISTVHTDPTRFKQIMYNLLSNAIKFTPEGGRINVNARPVDEMVQISVQDTGIGIAEKDQQRVFEEFEQVDSAYSRQYAGTGLGLPLTKKLIELHKGRIWLESEVGKGSTFTFTIPLRTEKTSVIEEVSAPAVK